A DNA window from Pseudomonas resinovorans NBRC 106553 contains the following coding sequences:
- a CDS encoding LysR family transcriptional regulator gives MDILFNMRAFVCVAETGSFTAAAQRMDLTTSYISRAVATLETHLRTRLLHRTTRRIALTEAGQRYLLRCEQILGYIEEAEAEASEAHARPVGNLKVHAMTGIGQHYLIKAIAQYSDKYPDVSFDLTLANRTTDILDEGYDISVVIAQELPDSGFISKQLGTTYSVLCASPGYLEKHGAPRLPADLSKHRCLRLVNNVMSLDKWLFDGPDGQELVSVNQTPFQVNTADAMTEAIKAGMGVGVLPVYSAISGLQDGSLIRVLPNHSLFPLGIYALYPSRQFLDAKIRTWVEFLREFLPERVAADEKAVAEHSLKLGAARG, from the coding sequence ATGGATATCCTCTTCAACATGCGCGCCTTCGTCTGCGTGGCGGAGACCGGCAGCTTCACCGCCGCCGCCCAGCGCATGGACCTCACCACCTCGTACATTTCCCGCGCGGTGGCCACCCTCGAAACCCACCTGCGTACCCGCCTGCTGCATCGCACCACCCGCCGCATCGCCCTGACCGAAGCCGGCCAGCGCTACCTGCTGCGCTGCGAGCAGATCCTCGGCTACATCGAGGAGGCGGAAGCCGAGGCCAGCGAGGCCCACGCGCGCCCGGTGGGCAACCTGAAGGTGCATGCCATGACCGGCATCGGCCAGCACTACCTGATCAAGGCCATCGCCCAGTACAGCGACAAGTACCCGGACGTGAGCTTCGACCTGACCCTGGCCAACCGCACCACCGATATCCTCGACGAGGGTTACGACATCTCGGTGGTGATCGCCCAGGAGCTGCCCGACTCGGGCTTCATTTCCAAGCAGCTGGGCACCACCTACAGCGTGCTCTGCGCCTCCCCCGGCTACCTCGAGAAACACGGCGCGCCGCGCCTGCCCGCCGACCTGTCGAAGCACCGCTGCCTGCGCCTGGTGAACAACGTGATGTCCCTGGACAAGTGGCTGTTCGACGGCCCGGACGGCCAGGAACTGGTGAGCGTCAACCAGACGCCGTTCCAGGTGAACACCGCCGATGCCATGACCGAGGCCATCAAGGCCGGCATGGGCGTGGGCGTGCTGCCGGTGTACTCGGCCATCAGCGGCCTGCAGGACGGCAGCCTGATCCGCGTGCTGCCCAACCACAGCCTGTTCCCGCTGGGTATCTACGCGCTCTATCCGTCGCGGCAGTTCCTCGATGCCAAGATCCGTACCTGGGTCGAGTTCCTCCGCGAGTTCCTCCCGGAGCGGGTGGCGGCGGACGAGAAGGCGGTGGCCGAGCACAGCCTGAAGCTGGGGGCGGCGAGGGGCTGA
- a CDS encoding efflux transporter outer membrane subunit, whose amino-acid sequence MHRNPWPGIARAGLFTVVSLLSACIDSQGIAPQANRLDAARLDPGTAIRRAEQDAAWPSAQWWRAYADPQLDAWMDQALAGSPDLAMAAARVRRARALAGVVESAERPQVNVDASVQRKRWPDDFFYGPGELARSSSWNNTSLLGFSYDLDLWGRERSRSHQALDQTRVAVAEARLAALELQGNLVRSYIRLALLHAERDVAQASLAQQEQILRLAEQRLRDGIGTRLEVSRAEAPLPETHRQLDALNESIDLTRNQLAALAGKGPGEGERLQRPTLALQRLPGLPAQLPLELLGRRPDLVASRWQVAAQARGIEVAKAGFYPNINLLGGVGSNATQGGVLDFLRYDKLTYGLGPALSLPVFDGGLRRGELGAASAEYDLAVEHYNQTLVEALREVADALVRIKSLDQQQHLAAEAVAVAQKTCDLALLAQQRGLTGFDAVLETQPGLFHSQLKEQQVRAAQLAAQADLLLALGGSVLPAPAAPADAELAPQEPRLRFLPTP is encoded by the coding sequence GTGCACCGCAATCCTTGGCCCGGCATCGCCCGTGCCGGTCTGTTCACCGTCGTTTCACTTCTTAGCGCCTGTATCGATAGCCAGGGCATAGCGCCACAGGCCAACCGCCTGGACGCCGCCCGGCTGGACCCCGGCACCGCCATCCGCCGTGCCGAGCAGGACGCCGCCTGGCCCAGTGCTCAGTGGTGGCGCGCCTATGCCGACCCGCAGCTGGACGCCTGGATGGACCAGGCCCTGGCCGGCAGCCCCGACCTGGCCATGGCCGCCGCCCGCGTGCGCCGCGCCCGTGCCCTGGCCGGTGTGGTGGAGTCCGCCGAACGACCGCAGGTCAACGTCGACGCCAGCGTGCAGCGCAAGCGCTGGCCGGATGATTTCTTCTATGGCCCCGGCGAACTGGCCCGTAGCAGCAGTTGGAACAACACCAGCCTGCTGGGCTTTTCCTATGACCTCGACCTCTGGGGACGGGAGCGCAGCCGCAGCCACCAGGCCCTGGACCAGACCCGCGTGGCGGTGGCCGAAGCGCGCCTGGCCGCGCTGGAGCTGCAGGGCAACCTGGTGCGCAGCTACATCCGCCTGGCGCTGTTGCACGCCGAGCGCGATGTCGCCCAGGCCAGTCTTGCCCAGCAGGAACAAATCCTGCGCCTGGCCGAGCAACGCCTGCGCGACGGAATCGGCACCCGCCTGGAGGTCAGCCGCGCCGAGGCACCGCTGCCGGAAACTCATCGGCAGCTCGATGCCCTGAACGAATCCATCGACCTGACCCGCAACCAGCTCGCCGCCCTGGCGGGCAAGGGGCCGGGGGAGGGCGAGCGCCTGCAGCGCCCCACATTGGCACTGCAGCGCCTCCCCGGCCTGCCGGCGCAGTTGCCGCTGGAGCTGCTCGGCCGTCGCCCGGACCTCGTGGCCAGCCGCTGGCAGGTCGCGGCCCAGGCGCGCGGCATCGAAGTCGCCAAGGCCGGTTTCTACCCCAACATCAACCTGCTGGGTGGCGTCGGGTCCAATGCCACCCAGGGCGGCGTGCTGGATTTCCTGCGTTACGACAAGCTCACCTACGGCCTGGGCCCGGCCCTCAGCCTGCCGGTGTTCGACGGCGGCTTGCGCCGTGGCGAGCTGGGCGCCGCCAGCGCGGAGTACGACCTGGCGGTGGAGCACTACAACCAGACCCTGGTGGAGGCCCTGCGGGAAGTGGCCGATGCTCTGGTGCGGATCAAGTCCCTGGACCAGCAGCAACACCTGGCCGCCGAGGCGGTGGCCGTTGCGCAGAAGACCTGCGACCTGGCGTTGCTGGCCCAGCAGCGCGGCCTCACCGGCTTCGATGCGGTGCTGGAAACCCAGCCCGGCCTGTTCCACAGCCAGCTCAAGGAACAACAGGTGCGCGCGGCGCAGCTGGCGGCCCAGGCCGACCTGCTGCTGGCCCTGGGCGGCAGTGTGCTGCCCGCACCCGCCGCGCCGGCCGATGCCGAACTGGCGCCGCAGGAACCCCGCCTGCGCTTTCTCCCCACGCCCTGA
- a CDS encoding FUSC family protein, with protein MVHTFNRALAEWARSDGLTWAFIFKALLTAFLALWLAYRLELPQPGTVLVTVFIVMQPQSGQVLAKSFYRIIGTLLGLSVMVLLIALFNQERVLFMLCVAIWIGLCTAGATRYRDFRGYACVLAGYTAVMIGLPATNHPDDAFMLALWRVLEISLGILCTGLVNGLILPQSSNSDLRNTLHGRFRDFAAFACEGLAGGLDTTRFDACNARFAAAAVSLENLRSATAFEDPHMRMRSGRLARLNNEFMVLSTRFHGLHQLLRRLANGSGVPDGGAVLDALQPCFAEVAGLLAPLRERLSSEADAAQLAQRLEACKQELMQLIRAGRARLAMQQPSEAQTLDYDTAAELLYRFADDLHNYAQTHASLLEDHHAREQWKDSFRPRANAVAATVAGLRSSLLILLLSLFWMATAWPSGGTFALTIGMVSALASTSSQPRRLSLQLTLGAFGGACLGILMTFWVLPAIDGFALLCCALAPVVAIGACLLARPQQAGAGLGLLIWFAMTSMPANQALFDPYRVFNEYLAAVLSMVLATAAAAVLLPPNRPWLWRRLERELRMCVVRAVSGRTKGLVSGFESGTRDLLNQAYLYSAGRPDVQRQLLRWMFLVQEVGHAVIELRLEQARLPALSCYAESMPWRNAIRAMGRALARLFLQPSEANRQRALVAVEQAIDSVRGTAEPCAPQFDTSPLRRLQSYLHFIRSSLLDPQNPLAGDDAPARPQGIVHAA; from the coding sequence ATGGTGCACACCTTCAACCGCGCCCTGGCCGAGTGGGCGCGCAGTGACGGCCTGACCTGGGCTTTCATCTTCAAGGCCCTGCTCACGGCCTTCCTCGCCCTCTGGCTGGCCTACCGCCTGGAGTTGCCGCAGCCGGGCACCGTGCTGGTCACCGTGTTCATCGTCATGCAGCCGCAGAGCGGCCAGGTCCTGGCCAAGAGCTTCTACCGCATCATCGGCACCCTGCTGGGGTTGTCGGTAATGGTGCTGCTGATCGCCCTGTTCAACCAGGAGCGCGTGCTCTTCATGCTCTGCGTGGCCATCTGGATCGGCTTGTGCACCGCCGGCGCCACCCGTTATCGCGACTTTCGCGGCTACGCCTGCGTGCTTGCCGGCTACACCGCGGTGATGATCGGCCTGCCGGCCACCAACCACCCTGACGACGCCTTCATGCTGGCCCTCTGGCGGGTGCTGGAGATCAGCCTGGGGATTCTCTGCACCGGCCTGGTCAACGGCCTGATCCTGCCGCAGAGCAGCAACAGCGACCTGCGCAACACCCTGCACGGACGCTTTCGCGACTTCGCCGCCTTCGCCTGTGAAGGCCTGGCCGGCGGCCTCGATACCACGCGCTTCGATGCCTGCAACGCCCGCTTCGCCGCAGCGGCGGTGAGCCTGGAGAACCTGCGCAGCGCCACGGCCTTCGAAGACCCGCACATGCGCATGCGCAGCGGCCGCCTGGCGCGGCTGAACAACGAATTCATGGTGCTCTCCACCCGCTTCCACGGCCTGCACCAGCTGCTGCGCAGACTGGCCAACGGTTCGGGCGTTCCCGATGGCGGGGCGGTGCTGGATGCACTGCAACCCTGTTTCGCGGAAGTCGCCGGATTGCTCGCGCCCCTGCGCGAGCGCCTCAGCAGCGAGGCCGACGCCGCCCAGCTCGCCCAGCGCCTGGAAGCCTGCAAGCAGGAGCTCATGCAGCTGATCCGCGCCGGCCGTGCGCGCCTGGCCATGCAGCAGCCCAGCGAGGCGCAGACGCTGGACTACGACACCGCCGCCGAACTGCTCTATCGCTTCGCCGACGACCTGCACAACTACGCCCAGACCCACGCCTCGCTGCTGGAAGACCACCACGCCCGCGAGCAGTGGAAGGACAGCTTCCGGCCCCGCGCCAACGCCGTGGCCGCTACCGTCGCGGGGTTGCGCAGCAGCCTGCTGATCCTCCTGCTGAGCCTGTTCTGGATGGCCACCGCCTGGCCCAGCGGCGGCACCTTCGCCCTGACCATCGGCATGGTCTCGGCCCTGGCGTCGACCTCGTCGCAGCCCAGGCGCCTGTCCTTGCAGCTCACCCTGGGAGCCTTCGGCGGTGCCTGCCTCGGCATCCTGATGACCTTCTGGGTGCTGCCGGCAATCGACGGCTTCGCCTTGCTCTGCTGCGCCCTGGCCCCGGTGGTCGCCATCGGCGCCTGTCTGCTGGCGCGGCCACAACAGGCCGGTGCGGGCCTCGGTCTGCTGATCTGGTTCGCGATGACCTCCATGCCGGCCAACCAGGCGCTGTTCGATCCCTACCGGGTGTTCAACGAATACCTCGCCGCGGTGCTGTCCATGGTCCTGGCCACCGCCGCCGCCGCCGTGCTCCTGCCGCCCAACCGGCCCTGGCTCTGGCGTCGCCTGGAGCGTGAGCTGCGGATGTGCGTGGTGCGCGCGGTGAGCGGGCGGACCAAGGGGCTGGTGTCGGGTTTCGAAAGCGGCACCCGCGACCTGCTGAACCAGGCCTACCTTTACTCCGCCGGGCGACCCGACGTGCAGCGCCAGTTGCTGCGCTGGATGTTCCTGGTGCAGGAAGTGGGGCACGCGGTGATCGAGCTGCGCCTGGAGCAGGCGCGCCTGCCGGCGCTGTCCTGCTATGCCGAGTCGATGCCCTGGCGCAACGCCATCCGCGCCATGGGGCGGGCCCTGGCGCGGCTGTTCCTGCAGCCGTCGGAGGCCAACCGCCAGCGCGCCCTGGTTGCGGTGGAACAGGCTATCGACAGCGTGCGCGGCACCGCCGAGCCCTGCGCGCCGCAGTTCGATACCTCGCCCCTGCGGCGCCTGCAGAGCTACCTGCACTTCATCCGCAGCTCGCTGCTGGACCCCCAGAACCCGCTGGCCGGCGACGACGCGCCGGCGCGTCCGCAAGGAATCGTCCATGCCGCGTGA
- a CDS encoding DUF1656 domain-containing protein, translating into MPREIALHGVYLPSLTLLFLVAMLLGWGLDRLFAWCGLYRHAWHPALLRVGLFTCLYGALALTIYR; encoded by the coding sequence ATGCCGCGTGAGATCGCCCTGCACGGTGTCTACCTGCCGAGCCTGACCCTGTTGTTCCTGGTGGCCATGCTGCTGGGCTGGGGGCTGGACCGCCTCTTCGCCTGGTGCGGCCTGTACCGCCACGCCTGGCACCCGGCGCTGCTGCGCGTCGGCCTGTTCACCTGCCTGTATGGCGCCCTGGCGCTGACCATCTACCGTTGA
- a CDS encoding HlyD family secretion protein, translated as MFLKRIISVGATLLILALAALLVRTLWQHYMNSPWTRDGRVRADVINIAPDVAGLVAEVMVRDNQEVAAGDLLLRIDPSHYEVAVKQAEALVAARKAALDMRRVNADRRADMDDLVVSRESREDAGHLAAGAQADYQQALAALDAARLNLARTEVRAPVAGHITNLNVYKGDYAERGEASMALVDDRSFYVNGYFEETRLPHIRVGDRAELRLMSGVRLRGQVDSIARGIYDRDNPESRELTADVNPTFNWVRLAQRVPVRIHLDEVPEEVLLAAGMTCTVVIGEAGAEPETSGVLNGLLFAQ; from the coding sequence ATGTTCTTGAAACGAATCATCAGCGTCGGCGCCACCTTGCTCATCCTCGCCCTGGCGGCCCTGCTGGTGCGTACCCTGTGGCAGCACTACATGAACTCCCCCTGGACCCGCGACGGCCGGGTGCGCGCCGATGTGATCAACATCGCCCCCGACGTGGCCGGGCTGGTGGCGGAGGTGATGGTGCGGGACAACCAGGAGGTGGCGGCCGGCGACCTGCTGCTGCGCATCGACCCTTCCCACTACGAGGTGGCGGTGAAGCAGGCCGAGGCCCTGGTGGCGGCGCGCAAGGCGGCGCTGGACATGCGCCGGGTCAACGCCGACCGCCGTGCCGACATGGACGACCTGGTGGTCTCCCGCGAGAGCCGCGAGGACGCCGGCCACCTGGCCGCCGGTGCCCAGGCCGACTACCAGCAGGCGCTGGCCGCACTGGACGCGGCCAGGCTCAACCTGGCGCGCACCGAAGTGCGCGCACCGGTGGCCGGCCACATCACCAACCTCAATGTCTACAAGGGCGACTACGCCGAACGCGGCGAAGCCAGCATGGCCCTGGTGGACGACCGCTCCTTCTACGTCAACGGCTACTTCGAGGAAACCCGCTTGCCGCACATCCGCGTGGGCGACCGCGCCGAGCTGCGGCTGATGAGCGGAGTGCGCCTGCGCGGCCAGGTGGACAGCATCGCCCGTGGCATCTACGACCGCGACAACCCGGAAAGCCGCGAGCTGACCGCCGATGTGAACCCCACCTTCAACTGGGTGCGCCTGGCCCAGCGGGTGCCGGTGCGGATCCACCTGGACGAGGTGCCGGAGGAGGTACTGCTGGCCGCCGGCATGACCTGCACCGTGGTGATTGGCGAAGCGGGCGCGGAACCGGAAACGTCCGGCGTGCTCAACGGATTGTTGTTCGCACAGTAA
- a CDS encoding DUF2790 domain-containing protein, which produces MKALALLALAGMSAFACASEQAQTAAADEPLVEQYHYGMELDIARVISRSDIPDVCGVVPAYMTYEDHQGKVHRLEYMVFGNGCSNG; this is translated from the coding sequence ATGAAAGCTCTTGCCTTGCTGGCGCTCGCCGGCATGTCTGCCTTCGCCTGCGCGTCGGAACAGGCGCAAACTGCCGCAGCCGATGAACCCCTGGTCGAGCAGTACCACTATGGAATGGAACTGGATATCGCCAGGGTAATTTCCCGCAGCGATATTCCCGATGTCTGCGGGGTAGTTCCCGCCTATATGACCTACGAAGACCACCAGGGCAAAGTTCATCGCCTGGAATACATGGTGTTCGGCAACGGTTGCAGTAACGGTTGA
- a CDS encoding LuxR C-terminal-related transcriptional regulator — protein MSLTLQDIAWHQSVGRLIEQLDRPGFWIALVRLLEQYVPFDSWVALLFSDGRPQVFAECPGVDGGPDPLFKDYLRGLYLLDPFYIASHERNSGGLFRLAEVAPECFEQTDYYQRYFRLNVVADEVQLNVPLEGGRTLCLSLGSRRPFTPEEIALLGLIQPWVAGLMRQRLSFEQELMASPPPPAPAWREQLEAAGQKVENALTARELEVGRLMLSGCSSKEIARKLDISAETVKVHRKHIYSKLGIKSQSELFGLFLKAQEA, from the coding sequence ATGAGTCTGACCTTGCAGGACATCGCCTGGCACCAGTCCGTCGGCCGGCTGATCGAACAACTCGACCGGCCGGGATTCTGGATCGCCCTTGTGCGCCTGCTGGAACAATACGTGCCATTCGACAGCTGGGTCGCCCTGCTCTTCAGCGATGGCCGGCCCCAGGTGTTCGCCGAGTGCCCGGGCGTGGATGGCGGGCCGGACCCGCTGTTCAAGGATTACCTGCGCGGCCTCTACCTGCTCGATCCCTTCTACATCGCCAGCCACGAGCGCAACAGCGGCGGGCTGTTCCGCCTGGCCGAGGTGGCGCCGGAATGCTTCGAGCAGACCGACTACTACCAGCGCTACTTCCGGCTCAACGTGGTGGCCGACGAGGTGCAGCTCAATGTGCCGCTGGAAGGCGGACGCACCCTGTGCCTGTCCCTGGGCTCACGGCGGCCCTTCACCCCGGAGGAGATCGCCCTGCTCGGCCTGATCCAGCCCTGGGTCGCCGGACTGATGCGCCAGCGCCTGAGTTTCGAGCAGGAACTGATGGCCAGCCCGCCGCCCCCCGCCCCGGCCTGGCGGGAGCAGCTGGAAGCCGCCGGGCAGAAGGTGGAGAACGCCCTCACCGCCCGCGAACTGGAGGTGGGCCGGTTGATGCTGAGCGGCTGCTCGAGCAAGGAAATCGCCCGCAAGCTGGATATCTCCGCCGAGACGGTGAAGGTCCACCGCAAGCACATCTACAGCAAGCTGGGGATCAAGTCGCAGTCGGAGTTGTTCGGCCTGTTCCTGAAGGCGCAGGAGGCCTGA
- a CDS encoding carbon-nitrogen hydrolase family protein: MKVELVQLAGRDGDTAYNLERTLRAIAACAPDTDLVVFPETQLMGFPTADNVAAVAEPLDGPSVQAVQRAAREKDVAVLVGLLERADGTVYNTSALVTPDGVSLHYRKTHLWPSERGLVTPGDRYATALWKGVRIGILICYDIELPETARALAQLGAELILVTNGNMDPYGPVHRTAIMARAQENQAFALMVNRVGEGDDELVFAGGSAAVDPFGRMIFEAGREPCRQVVELDFRLLQEARSEYQYLADRRLILPGEHIEHADGRRELLIP, translated from the coding sequence ATGAAGGTCGAACTCGTCCAACTCGCCGGCCGTGACGGCGACACCGCCTACAACCTCGAACGCACCCTGCGGGCCATCGCCGCCTGCGCGCCGGATACGGACCTGGTGGTGTTCCCGGAAACCCAGCTGATGGGCTTCCCCACTGCCGATAACGTCGCCGCGGTGGCCGAGCCGCTGGACGGCCCCAGCGTGCAGGCCGTACAGCGCGCCGCCCGCGAGAAGGATGTCGCTGTGCTGGTGGGGCTGCTCGAACGGGCCGATGGCACCGTCTACAACACCTCGGCACTGGTGACGCCCGACGGTGTGTCGCTGCATTACCGCAAGACCCACCTCTGGCCGTCCGAGCGCGGGCTGGTCACGCCCGGTGACCGCTACGCCACGGCCCTATGGAAGGGTGTGCGTATCGGCATCCTGATCTGCTACGACATCGAACTGCCCGAGACCGCGCGGGCACTGGCCCAGTTGGGCGCCGAGCTGATCCTGGTCACCAACGGCAACATGGACCCCTATGGTCCCGTGCATCGCACCGCGATTATGGCCCGCGCCCAGGAAAACCAGGCTTTCGCGCTGATGGTGAACCGGGTGGGAGAGGGCGATGACGAGCTGGTATTCGCAGGCGGGAGCGCGGCGGTCGATCCTTTTGGCCGCATGATTTTCGAGGCCGGCCGCGAGCCCTGTCGGCAGGTGGTCGAGCTGGATTTCCGCCTGCTGCAGGAAGCCCGCAGCGAGTACCAGTACCTCGCCGACCGCCGTCTGATTCTCCCCGGCGAACACATCGAGCATGCCGATGGGCGCCGCGAACTGCTGATTCCCTGA
- a CDS encoding polyamine ABC transporter substrate-binding protein, giving the protein MTPTRTLTIALASILAVGLGQAQAETPKQRVHVYNWYDYIGPDVVKNFSRETNIKTVYDVFDSSEMMEGKLMTGGSGYDVVVATNSTLPNLIKAGVLQPLDRDKLPNWSHLDPEILVKLQTNDPENRYAVPYLWGTTGIGYNADKVTAILGDDAPVDSWDLVFKQENLEKLSQCGVAMIDAPGEVIPIALNYLGLPPHSTRKEDYAKAEELLVRLKSHIRYFNSSKFITDLANGDICVVVGWAGGVYEAQQTAKSAGSSVRLKYSIPREGAPVWFENLVLLKDARHPQEGFAFINYMMRPDVIADTSNYLGYPNANKAADTLVTQALLDNPMVYPPQEVMDKLFTLEPLAQKLERVRTRVWSKVKSGS; this is encoded by the coding sequence ATGACGCCAACCCGCACCCTGACGATCGCCCTGGCCTCGATCCTTGCCGTAGGTCTCGGTCAGGCCCAGGCCGAGACGCCCAAGCAACGCGTTCATGTCTACAACTGGTACGACTACATCGGTCCGGATGTGGTGAAGAACTTCAGCCGCGAGACCAACATCAAGACCGTCTACGACGTGTTCGATAGCAGCGAGATGATGGAAGGCAAGCTGATGACCGGCGGCAGCGGCTACGACGTGGTTGTCGCGACCAACAGCACGCTGCCCAACCTGATCAAGGCCGGCGTGCTGCAGCCACTGGACCGCGACAAGTTGCCGAACTGGTCCCATCTCGACCCGGAAATCCTCGTCAAGCTGCAGACCAACGACCCGGAAAACCGCTACGCCGTGCCCTATCTCTGGGGCACCACCGGTATCGGCTACAACGCGGACAAGGTGACGGCCATTCTCGGTGATGATGCGCCGGTCGACTCCTGGGACCTGGTGTTCAAGCAAGAGAATCTCGAGAAGCTCAGCCAGTGCGGCGTCGCGATGATCGACGCACCGGGCGAAGTCATCCCGATCGCGCTCAACTACCTGGGGCTCCCTCCCCACAGCACGCGCAAGGAGGACTACGCGAAGGCGGAAGAACTCCTGGTCAGGCTCAAGTCCCATATCCGCTACTTCAATTCCTCGAAGTTCATCACCGACCTGGCCAATGGCGATATCTGTGTGGTGGTGGGTTGGGCCGGCGGCGTCTACGAGGCGCAACAAACGGCGAAGAGCGCCGGCTCCTCGGTGCGCCTCAAATACAGCATTCCACGAGAGGGCGCGCCGGTCTGGTTCGAGAACCTGGTGCTGCTCAAGGATGCCCGGCACCCGCAGGAAGGCTTCGCCTTCATCAACTACATGATGCGTCCCGACGTGATCGCCGATACCTCCAACTACCTTGGCTACCCCAACGCCAACAAGGCCGCCGATACCCTGGTCACCCAGGCACTGCTCGACAACCCGATGGTCTATCCGCCGCAGGAGGTGATGGACAAACTGTTCACCCTGGAGCCGCTGGCGCAGAAACTGGAGCGTGTGCGGACGCGGGTCTGGAGCAAGGTCAAGTCGGGGTCCTGA
- the hpaR gene encoding homoprotocatechuate degradation operon regulator HpaR gives MPETRPSLTLTLLQAREAAMSFFRPLLNEHDLTEQQWRVIRLLRQHGELESYQLAELACILKPSMTGVLARLERDGMVVRRKAPQDQRRVLINLTAEGERCFVSMSAGMEANYQKIQDQFGEAKLKQLFELLNELKQIKP, from the coding sequence ATGCCTGAAACCCGCCCCTCCCTGACCCTGACGCTGCTCCAGGCCCGTGAAGCGGCCATGAGTTTCTTCCGCCCCCTGCTCAACGAGCACGACCTGACCGAACAGCAATGGCGGGTGATCCGCCTGCTTCGCCAGCACGGCGAGCTGGAGAGCTACCAGCTGGCGGAACTCGCCTGCATCCTCAAACCGAGCATGACCGGCGTGCTCGCGCGCCTGGAACGCGACGGCATGGTGGTACGGCGCAAGGCCCCCCAGGACCAGCGCCGCGTGCTGATCAACCTGACCGCCGAGGGCGAGCGTTGCTTCGTCTCCATGAGCGCGGGAATGGAAGCCAACTACCAGAAGATCCAGGACCAGTTCGGCGAGGCCAAGCTCAAGCAGCTTTTCGAGCTGCTCAACGAGTTGAAGCAGATCAAGCCCTGA
- a CDS encoding p-hydroxyphenylacetate 3-hydroxylase oxygenase component, translating to MKKPNPLLDDLKAILPAIAANAAQAEQLRRVPDENIAMLKAIGLHRALQPKHYGGMEISLPEFADCVVALAGACASTAWAFSLLCTHSHQLALFCARLQEEVWGENPDATASSSIAPFGKVEEVEGGVLFNGEMGWSSGSDHAEWAIVGCRRKNAEGELVYCFAVLPRSDYEIRDDWFAAGMKGSGTKTLVIKDAFVPNYRIQAAKDMMEGRSDGFGLYPDSKIFYAPYRPYFASGFAAISLGIAERMLEAYKEKTKNRVRAYTGVNVGTATPALMRLAESTHQVAAARAFLEKTWQEHAEHGERHQYPSRETLAFWRTNQAYAVKMCIQSVDRLFEAAGGTSWFESNEMQRLFRDSHMTGAHAYTDYDVCAQILGRELMGLEPDPSMV from the coding sequence ATGAAAAAGCCAAATCCGCTTCTCGACGACCTCAAGGCCATCCTTCCCGCCATTGCCGCCAACGCCGCGCAGGCCGAGCAGTTGCGCCGGGTTCCCGACGAAAACATCGCCATGCTCAAGGCCATCGGCCTGCACCGCGCGCTGCAGCCCAAGCACTACGGCGGCATGGAAATCTCCCTGCCGGAATTCGCCGATTGCGTGGTCGCCCTGGCCGGCGCCTGTGCCAGCACCGCCTGGGCCTTCAGCCTGCTCTGCACCCACAGCCACCAGTTGGCGCTGTTCTGCGCGCGGTTGCAGGAAGAGGTCTGGGGCGAGAATCCGGACGCCACCGCCAGCAGCTCCATCGCCCCCTTCGGCAAGGTGGAGGAAGTGGAGGGCGGCGTGCTGTTCAACGGCGAGATGGGCTGGAGCAGCGGCAGCGACCACGCCGAGTGGGCCATCGTCGGCTGCCGACGGAAGAACGCCGAGGGCGAGCTGGTCTACTGCTTCGCCGTGCTGCCGCGCAGCGACTACGAGATCCGTGACGACTGGTTCGCCGCCGGCATGAAGGGCAGCGGCACCAAGACCCTGGTGATCAAGGACGCCTTCGTGCCGAATTACCGCATCCAGGCGGCCAAGGACATGATGGAAGGTCGCTCCGACGGCTTCGGCCTCTACCCCGACAGCAAGATCTTCTACGCGCCGTATCGCCCGTACTTCGCCAGCGGCTTCGCCGCCATCAGCCTGGGTATCGCCGAGCGCATGCTGGAGGCCTACAAGGAGAAGACGAAGAACCGCGTGCGCGCCTACACCGGCGTCAACGTCGGCACCGCCACCCCGGCGCTGATGCGCCTGGCCGAGTCCACCCACCAGGTGGCCGCCGCCCGCGCCTTCCTCGAGAAGACCTGGCAGGAGCACGCCGAGCATGGCGAGCGCCACCAGTACCCGAGCCGCGAGACCCTGGCCTTCTGGCGCACCAACCAGGCCTACGCGGTGAAGATGTGCATCCAGTCGGTGGACCGCCTGTTCGAGGCGGCCGGCGGCACCAGTTGGTTCGAGAGCAACGAGATGCAGCGGCTGTTCCGCGACTCCCACATGACCGGCGCCCATGCCTACACCGACTACGACGTCTGCGCGCAGATCCTCGGCCGCGAGCTGATGGGCCTGGAGCCGGACCCGAGCATGGTCTGA